In Aestuariibaculum lutulentum, one DNA window encodes the following:
- a CDS encoding glycosyltransferase family 2 protein → MIKVPEISIIIPVYNRTTLLSETLDSIIAQTFTSWECILVDDVSEDTSFEVMELYAKKDSRFKAHKRPVHLKKGANACRNYGFLKSSGRYIKWFDSDDIMLPKHLEISYNAIITQSLDFVVTDTVNFSHENGMLLGKPYEFERNMAIISSMNFAQNKMGWITDDFLGTRQIVENVKFNELIITDGDEYNFFVKLLKQPFKGRLLEDVLTHRRVHSNSLTKMNDESSNLFLAKIASIKYLTAQDLVVYKDKELIQWFLSGYMRNSYELAISKQKVPFKNHAFKLICKYFAIFNGFVFLQALFMARYFNRGYNIMKYARS, encoded by the coding sequence ATGATTAAAGTCCCTGAAATATCTATTATTATTCCAGTTTATAATCGCACAACCTTATTGTCTGAGACTTTAGATAGTATTATTGCCCAAACCTTTACGAGCTGGGAGTGTATACTGGTAGATGATGTAAGTGAAGATACTTCATTTGAAGTCATGGAATTGTATGCTAAAAAAGATAGTAGGTTTAAAGCGCATAAACGACCGGTGCATTTAAAAAAAGGGGCTAATGCCTGTAGAAATTATGGGTTTTTAAAAAGTAGCGGTCGATATATTAAATGGTTTGATAGCGATGATATCATGTTACCTAAGCATTTAGAAATTTCATATAACGCCATAATAACTCAAAGTCTGGATTTTGTGGTAACAGACACTGTTAATTTTAGTCATGAAAATGGTATGTTATTAGGTAAACCTTATGAGTTTGAAAGGAATATGGCGATTATTTCATCAATGAATTTTGCTCAAAATAAGATGGGTTGGATAACGGATGATTTTTTAGGTACTCGTCAAATAGTTGAGAATGTTAAGTTTAATGAGCTCATTATAACCGATGGTGATGAATATAATTTTTTTGTTAAATTGTTGAAACAACCATTTAAAGGAAGGTTGCTTGAAGATGTATTAACACATAGACGGGTGCATAGCAATTCTCTTACTAAGATGAATGATGAGAGTTCTAATCTTTTTTTAGCTAAGATTGCTAGCATAAAGTACCTTACAGCTCAAGATTTAGTGGTGTACAAAGATAAAGAATTAATACAGTGGTTTTTGAGTGGTTATATGCGAAATTCATATGAATTAGCTATATCTAAACAGAAAGTGCCCTTTAAAAACCATGCTTTTAAATTGATTTGTAAGTATTTTGCAATTTTTAATGGATTTGTTTTTTTACAGGCGCTTTTTATGGCTCGGTATTTTAATAGAGGATATAATATTATGAAATATGCCAGAAGCTAA
- a CDS encoding glycosyltransferase family A protein produces the protein MPEAKKQNKPLVSVVIPCYNDPEYIKQSVKSALKQTYPYTEVIVVDDGSNEKTKGVLKAIEPKITKLITQENRGQSTARNVGIKQAQGDYILVLDSDDYFEPTFCEKAMLRFEQDDSIKMITSNVTRLFSNGKKELFKPCGGTIKNFIKFNCATGSVMFKKYDWQSVGGYDEAMRQGFEDWEFYIRLVKAGGYAYIIQEPLFNYRIKEHSTTTKANKVKYDLLKYIYYKHKDIYTAHFELFVDYMLHKIKSEEFGKKMKTERLEYKIGHAVLKPFRYIKSFIK, from the coding sequence ATGCCAGAAGCTAAAAAGCAAAATAAGCCATTAGTATCTGTGGTCATTCCTTGTTACAATGATCCTGAATATATTAAGCAATCGGTAAAATCGGCTTTAAAGCAAACCTATCCGTATACAGAGGTTATAGTAGTAGATGATGGTTCAAACGAAAAAACAAAAGGCGTTTTAAAGGCAATAGAACCCAAAATAACAAAGCTAATCACTCAAGAAAACCGGGGGCAAAGTACAGCAAGGAATGTGGGGATTAAACAAGCCCAAGGCGATTATATTTTGGTGCTGGACTCAGACGATTATTTTGAGCCTACTTTTTGTGAAAAAGCCATGTTACGTTTTGAACAGGATGATTCAATTAAAATGATTACCTCTAATGTAACACGTTTATTCTCTAATGGAAAAAAGGAACTTTTTAAGCCTTGTGGCGGTACCATTAAAAACTTTATAAAATTTAACTGTGCTACAGGTAGTGTCATGTTTAAGAAATATGACTGGCAAAGCGTGGGCGGTTATGATGAAGCCATGCGACAAGGTTTTGAGGATTGGGAATTTTATATACGTTTGGTGAAAGCCGGAGGCTATGCTTATATTATTCAAGAACCGCTTTTTAATTATAGAATTAAAGAGCATTCTACAACCACAAAGGCTAATAAAGTTAAATATGACTTATTAAAATATATTTATTATAAGCATAAAGATATTTATACCGCCCATTTTGAATTGTTTGTTGATTACATGTTGCATAAAATTAAAAGTGAAGAATTTGGAAAAAAAATGAAAACAGAACGATTGGAGTACAAAATAGGGCATGCTGTTTTGAAACCTTTTAGATATATTAAATCATTTATAAAATAA
- a CDS encoding glycosyltransferase family protein, which produces MKFLIIAQDLRVSGTSEGVVSRSFVAKLKTAYPQCVIDVMYLRHGTNEDALNLLPVNHIEVYNINRKVPFYMKWVNKVYWRICHKSLNEWYIQNKYKTIISKISYKAYDHIFMRSCGLQFEAILAIKNLPILKKTYINFHDPYPVFWCAGSNNKLNNLELFRLKQMNQVVSNSKGCISPAKILSNDLEVLYGSRKPFKVLPHQYDKNVFDFSDTSRVRKKTKKVTISYHGILQFGRNIDILLDAYLNLISGSPLYKENTEFLLRIKGKQAKRLKNKYVDCENIILLEPLNFSNAAIEQETVSDILIILENGPLKSNILVGKAPFIASLNKPILCLSPKVSELRGIIKEDQFIADCDDESQIKNKLENLIENRLRLNEPLYPFGDYFSDANFKKMLNTVLEA; this is translated from the coding sequence ATGAAATTTTTAATTATAGCTCAGGATTTAAGAGTAAGCGGTACCAGTGAAGGAGTGGTTTCCAGGTCTTTTGTGGCGAAGTTAAAAACTGCTTACCCACAATGTGTTATAGATGTGATGTATTTAAGGCATGGAACCAATGAAGATGCGCTTAACCTGCTTCCCGTTAACCATATTGAAGTTTATAATATCAATCGTAAGGTGCCGTTTTACATGAAATGGGTTAATAAAGTGTATTGGCGTATATGCCACAAATCATTAAATGAATGGTATATTCAGAATAAGTACAAAACAATAATTTCAAAGATTTCCTATAAAGCTTACGACCATATTTTTATGAGAAGCTGTGGCTTGCAATTTGAAGCCATATTAGCAATTAAAAATTTACCCATATTAAAAAAAACTTATATCAATTTTCACGATCCGTACCCTGTGTTTTGGTGTGCTGGTTCTAATAATAAATTGAATAATTTAGAACTTTTTCGGCTAAAACAAATGAACCAGGTTGTTAGTAATTCAAAAGGATGTATAAGTCCAGCCAAAATACTGTCAAATGACCTGGAAGTTTTATATGGTTCAAGAAAACCATTTAAAGTGCTTCCACATCAATATGATAAAAACGTTTTCGATTTTTCAGATACTTCCAGAGTTAGGAAGAAAACCAAAAAGGTAACCATTTCATACCATGGAATCTTGCAGTTTGGTAGAAATATAGATATTTTGTTAGATGCTTACCTTAATTTAATTTCTGGTAGTCCTTTGTATAAGGAAAACACAGAATTTTTACTTCGAATTAAAGGGAAGCAAGCCAAAAGACTAAAAAATAAATATGTAGATTGTGAGAATATTATTTTGTTAGAACCATTGAATTTTTCAAATGCTGCTATAGAACAAGAAACAGTATCTGATATTTTGATAATCTTAGAAAATGGTCCATTAAAAAGTAATATTTTAGTTGGCAAAGCGCCATTTATAGCATCATTAAATAAACCCATTTTGTGTTTGTCTCCTAAAGTGAGTGAGTTGAGAGGTATAATAAAGGAAGACCAATTTATAGCTGATTGTGATGACGAAAGTCAAATAAAGAATAAACTCGAAAATTTAATTGAGAATAGGCTGAGGTTAAATGAACCGTTGTATCCATTTGGAGATTATTTTAGTGATGCCAATTTTAAAAAAATGCTTAATACAGTACTGGAAGCTTAA
- a CDS encoding glycosyltransferase family 2 protein has protein sequence MNPKVSIIMATYNRSGYILESLESIKNQTFKDWECWIVDDGSTDDTHKVLRPILDKDHRFKYILRTSDYVKGLPGARNYGLDLAKGDYIIFFDDDDIAHPQNLELCVKELTKDLEISFCRYIRGVFKGDFDYQFDYTRAYDTFYIDKHDINKILKNELQFNSCAVMWKKECFYNNRFQENLMFAEELELYTRIISTGLKGISIKKCLFYGRKHLDSNTGEFHNKDAIRRASFADAIQLVVANLKEKDLVSDNIVRYFIQISLKYKRYNLFERIMDALELTSFEKLKWQLFYKQLPLRLFFYRIKKRLLN, from the coding sequence ATGAATCCAAAAGTTTCTATCATCATGGCGACCTACAACAGGTCGGGTTACATTTTAGAATCTCTAGAGTCCATTAAGAACCAGACTTTTAAAGATTGGGAATGCTGGATAGTCGATGATGGTAGTACGGATGATACCCATAAGGTATTGAGGCCTATTTTGGATAAGGACCATCGGTTTAAATATATTCTTAGGACATCGGACTATGTGAAGGGGTTACCAGGTGCTAGAAATTATGGATTGGATTTAGCCAAAGGTGATTATATCATTTTTTTTGACGATGACGATATTGCGCACCCACAAAATTTGGAATTGTGCGTAAAGGAATTAACCAAAGATTTGGAAATATCATTTTGTAGATATATCAGAGGAGTTTTTAAAGGTGATTTTGATTATCAATTTGATTATACTAGGGCATATGATACTTTTTATATTGATAAACATGATATCAATAAGATATTGAAGAATGAATTGCAGTTCAATTCCTGTGCTGTTATGTGGAAAAAGGAATGTTTTTATAATAATAGATTTCAGGAAAATTTGATGTTTGCGGAGGAACTGGAACTTTATACAAGAATCATTTCTACTGGTTTAAAGGGGATTTCAATAAAGAAATGCTTGTTCTATGGTAGAAAGCATCTAGATTCCAATACAGGGGAATTTCATAATAAAGACGCAATCCGAAGAGCTTCTTTTGCTGATGCCATCCAGTTGGTGGTTGCGAATTTAAAAGAAAAAGATTTGGTGTCTGATAACATAGTACGCTATTTTATTCAAATATCTTTAAAATACAAGCGGTATAATTTGTTTGAACGTATTATGGATGCCTTGGAATTGACGTCTTTTGAAAAATTGAAATGGCAACTGTTTTATAAACAATTACCGCTACGGTTATTTTTTTATAGAATTAAAAAAAGACTATTAAATTAA